A genomic segment from candidate division TA06 bacterium encodes:
- a CDS encoding oxidoreductase, translating to MVVTINPTAVSILPFLVFIVPLIFGGLIFALGRYGRFFRQGLALIGIFATLAISIMMTGRVLGGEVLTWWNNNFYIDGLATLMELAASVLGAIVVVYSIYYFSEKTEAEEAHPYTSMTGYYGQIMVFLGLMNWTCATNNIIMIYVSLEFTTLATVFLVTFHWNKQALEAGYKYLLLVTVGVIFALLGSVLLYAAAIPYLPVSRILLLTELGTIATKIPTNIVLLASALLVVGFGTKAGLVPFHAWLPDAHAEAPAPVSALLSGIVIKVGAYALARTISVFAPHYGTIPLFIAILCSISMIVGMMMAMIQDDLKRMLAFSSVAQIAYVIEGLGMGTYLGIYGGLMHLLNHSIVKGLLFLSVGALIYATGKRKVSELSKIKLNMPITAFCFFVGIFALSGMPPFNGFVSKFTLFLAVGQANLLWAAIIGIITSLFTLVCFFRAGYKIFWSPKEIHAVGAESTTAAEVPAGMWVGMVILAAAAIALGVFPQIVHPLIDSATKCILRILIGG from the coding sequence ATGGTTGTAACTATCAATCCCACCGCGGTTTCCATACTGCCGTTTCTGGTGTTCATCGTTCCGCTTATCTTTGGGGGCCTGATCTTCGCCCTGGGCCGTTATGGCAGGTTCTTCCGGCAGGGCCTGGCCCTGATCGGGATCTTCGCCACCCTGGCCATCTCGATCATGATGACCGGCCGGGTGCTGGGCGGCGAGGTGCTGACCTGGTGGAACAATAATTTCTACATCGATGGGCTGGCCACATTAATGGAACTGGCGGCCAGCGTGCTGGGAGCCATCGTGGTGGTCTACTCCATCTATTATTTTTCGGAGAAGACCGAGGCCGAGGAGGCCCACCCCTACACCAGCATGACCGGCTACTACGGACAGATCATGGTGTTTTTGGGCCTGATGAACTGGACCTGCGCCACCAACAACATCATCATGATATACGTCTCCCTGGAATTCACCACCCTGGCCACGGTGTTTCTGGTGACCTTCCACTGGAACAAGCAGGCGCTGGAGGCGGGTTACAAATATCTTCTTTTGGTAACGGTGGGAGTGATCTTCGCCCTGCTGGGCTCGGTCCTTTTATACGCCGCGGCCATTCCCTACCTGCCGGTGTCGCGGATACTGCTGCTGACAGAGCTGGGAACCATCGCTACCAAGATACCGACCAACATAGTGCTTTTAGCCTCGGCCTTATTAGTGGTAGGCTTCGGCACCAAGGCCGGGTTGGTGCCTTTCCACGCCTGGCTGCCGGACGCCCATGCCGAGGCCCCGGCCCCGGTATCGGCCCTGCTTTCGGGCATAGTCATCAAGGTGGGAGCCTACGCTCTGGCCCGCACCATCTCGGTTTTCGCCCCGCACTATGGCACCATCCCGCTGTTCATCGCCATCCTGTGCTCCATCTCCATGATCGTGGGAATGATGATGGCCATGATCCAGGACGACCTGAAGCGGATGCTGGCTTTCTCCTCGGTGGCCCAGATCGCCTACGTCATCGAGGGCCTGGGAATGGGCACTTACCTGGGCATTTACGGCGGCCTGATGCACCTTTTAAATCACTCCATCGTCAAGGGCCTGCTGTTCCTGTCCGTGGGTGCGCTGATCTACGCCACCGGCAAGCGCAAGGTGTCCGAGTTGTCAAAGATCAAATTAAACATGCCCATCACCGCCTTTTGCTTTTTCGTGGGCATCTTCGCCCTGTCCGGGATGCCTCCCTTCAACGGCTTCGTCTCCAAATTCACCCTGTTTTTGGCGGTGGGCCAGGCCAATCTTTTGTGGGCGGCCATCATCGGCATCATCACCTCGCTGTTCACTTTGGTCTGCTTCTTTAGGGCTGGTTACAAGATATTCTGGTCGCCGAAAGAGATTCATGCTGTTGGCGCGGAATCAACCACCGCCGCCGAGGTCCCGGCCGGAATGTGGGTGGGGATGGTGATCCTGGCCGCGGCGGCTATCGCGCTGGGAGTGTTCCCCCAGATTGTCCATCCGCTGATAGACAGCGCGACCAAGTGCATCTTGAGGATCCTCATTGGAGGCTAA
- a CDS encoding nucleotidyltransferase domain-containing protein has translation MTHLETKEYIVSVIRDEFKEKNIAIKKMILFGSQARQNAGPDSDWDFLVGISDELGFVEKSKISTSIQRKLAINHLSADIIIKSERKMDQERNNVGFITYYALKDGVPA, from the coding sequence ATGACGCATCTGGAAACAAAGGAATACATCGTATCCGTGATCCGCGATGAGTTCAAAGAAAAAAACATCGCAATAAAAAAGATGATCCTTTTTGGAAGCCAGGCGCGGCAGAATGCCGGGCCCGACAGTGACTGGGACTTTTTGGTGGGCATCTCAGATGAATTGGGGTTTGTAGAGAAATCTAAAATATCAACCAGCATTCAAAGAAAACTGGCGATAAACCATCTCTCGGCCGATATCATCATCAAATCCGAAAGGAAAATGGATCAGGAGAGGAATAACGTCGGCTTCATAACTTATTACGCGCTCAAGGACGGAGTCCCGGCATGA
- a CDS encoding HEPN domain-containing protein, translating into MEKHLKAFLVFNGVEISKTHNLSLILQQCVDVDPEFENLKSIGADELTPYAVNARYPDDFYMPSQEETQNAVRVAEEVKTFVLAKIKPLT; encoded by the coding sequence GTGGAAAAACATCTTAAGGCATTTTTGGTTTTCAATGGCGTTGAGATCTCAAAAACCCACAATTTATCCCTTATTCTGCAGCAGTGCGTTGATGTTGACCCTGAGTTTGAAAATCTAAAATCGATCGGTGCGGATGAATTAACCCCCTATGCAGTCAATGCCCGATACCCGGATGATTTTTATATGCCGTCTCAGGAAGAAACTCAGAATGCCGTTCGGGTGGCGGAAGAAGTGAAGACCTTTGTCCTTGCAAAAATAAAACCATTAACATGA
- a CDS encoding branched-chain amino acid ABC transporter substrate-binding protein: MEKTIAMFLTVSVLITLLVTGCGPGGQQIKIGIAGPLTGEQGKAGQDLLHGVQLAVSECNDRGGVLGKRVVIIAGDDRADEREAQNIAQCLCDQGVAGVIGHYNSHCSISSSRIYNQRGIPQITPSSTNPKFTEQGFVNVFRTCGRDDQQGRIAADYAFNTLKVKKVAVFSDGTTYGQGLVEEFKKSILLNNKPKKIEVTIVAEARIPVITEGKAPDYGPLLDPLISYQPDLIYFGGSYPEGARLIRQVKERRLAAAFMSGDAIASSELIKRGGAATEGIYFTFGPAVEEMPQAGRFYGSFKARYGELGPYSVYAYDAANVLLKSIKLAGTTNGDSLIKVIHSAKFAGAMGELEFDSAGDIKTAPYVLWTVKGGEFGPVKMQNDKKVE; the protein is encoded by the coding sequence ATGGAAAAAACAATTGCAATGTTTCTAACGGTCAGCGTTCTGATAACGCTTTTGGTAACCGGCTGCGGGCCGGGCGGCCAGCAGATCAAGATCGGCATTGCCGGCCCTTTAACCGGGGAGCAGGGCAAGGCCGGTCAGGACCTGCTACACGGGGTGCAACTGGCGGTCTCGGAGTGCAACGACCGAGGCGGGGTGCTGGGGAAAAGAGTGGTGATCATCGCCGGCGATGACCGGGCCGATGAGCGCGAGGCCCAGAACATCGCCCAGTGCCTGTGCGACCAGGGAGTGGCCGGAGTGATCGGGCATTACAACAGCCATTGCTCCATATCCAGCAGCCGGATCTACAACCAGAGGGGGATACCGCAGATCACGCCCTCGTCCACCAATCCCAAATTCACCGAGCAGGGCTTTGTCAACGTCTTCCGCACCTGCGGCCGCGACGACCAGCAGGGCAGGATAGCCGCCGACTACGCCTTCAACACTCTGAAGGTCAAGAAGGTGGCCGTCTTCTCTGACGGCACCACCTACGGACAGGGCCTGGTTGAGGAGTTCAAAAAGTCGATATTGCTGAACAACAAGCCTAAAAAGATAGAAGTAACGATAGTGGCCGAAGCCCGGATTCCGGTGATCACCGAAGGCAAGGCCCCGGACTACGGCCCGCTGCTGGATCCGCTGATCAGCTACCAGCCCGACCTGATATACTTCGGCGGCAGTTATCCCGAAGGGGCCAGGCTGATCCGGCAGGTCAAAGAACGCCGGCTGGCGGCGGCCTTCATGTCCGGCGACGCCATCGCCAGCTCAGAGCTGATCAAGCGGGGCGGGGCGGCCACCGAGGGGATCTATTTTACCTTCGGCCCGGCGGTGGAAGAGATGCCCCAGGCCGGCAGGTTCTACGGATCATTCAAGGCCCGCTACGGCGAGCTGGGACCCTACTCGGTTTATGCTTACGATGCCGCCAATGTGCTGCTGAAGAGCATCAAACTGGCCGGGACGACCAACGGGGATTCCCTGATCAAGGTGATCCATTCCGCCAAATTCGCCGGGGCCATGGGGGAACTGGAGTTTGACTCCGCGGGCGACATCAAAACCGCGCCCTATGTACTGTGGACGGTGAAGGGCGGGGAGTTCGGGCCGGTCAAGATGCAGAACGACAAAAAAGTCGAGTGA